One window of the Salvelinus sp. IW2-2015 unplaced genomic scaffold, ASM291031v2 Un_scaffold5984, whole genome shotgun sequence genome contains the following:
- the ddx1 gene encoding LOW QUALITY PROTEIN: ATP-dependent RNA helicase DDX1 (The sequence of the model RefSeq protein was modified relative to this genomic sequence to represent the inferred CDS: substituted 2 bases at 2 genomic stop codons): MILTSCISLQKQEVKFLICTDVAARGIDIHGVPYVINVTLPDEKQNYVHRIGRVGRAERMGLAISLVAMEKEKVWYHTCANRGRGCHNTRLKDDGGCTIWDNEKGVSPFLSCXSDVEEHLKCTITQCEPDIKGSGGRLXRKVTYGKRRAAAGGNYSGHVAALAPTVQELANLEREAQTSFLHLGYLPNQLFKAF, translated from the exons ATGATATTGACTTCCTGTATCTCCTTACAGAAACAGGAAGTGAAGTTCTTGATCTGTACAGACGTGGCGGCCAGGGGCATCGATATCCACGGAGTCCCCtacg TGATCAACGTGACTCTGCCAGATGAGAAGCAGAACTATGTCCATCGCATCGGCAGagtggggagagcagagag GATGGGATTGGCCATCTCTCTCgttgccatggagaaggagaag GTGTGGTATCATACGTGTGCCAACCGGGGCAGAGGGTGTCACAACACCAGGCTGAAGGACGATGGAGGATGTACCATCTGGGACAATGAGAAGGGAG TCTCTCCGTTCCTCAGCTGCTGATCCGACGTGGAAGAGCATTTAAAGTGTACCATCACCCAGTGTGAACCGGACATCAAAGGTTCCGGTGGACGACTTTGACGGAAGGTGACCTACGGCAAGCgcagagcagcagcag GTGGTAACTATAGTGGTCATGTGGCTGCGTTGGCTCCTACAGTTCAGGAGCTGGCCAATCTGGAGAGAGAAGCTCAGACTTCCTTCCTTCATCTGGGGTACCTGCCCAACCAGCTGTTCAAAGCCTTCTGA